GTATCATATTGACTTTGAGGAGTTTCATTCTGTTTATCACGATATCAACGAAGAATTGTGGGAAAAGATCAGAGACGGGATTATTGGCAAAGAGTACTTGAGAGAACACCGTTTTTATGATTCATTTAAACATTTTGGAATAGATAATAAAGAGCTTGCCCTTTATTTTGAAGAAAACTTCCTTGATAATATTGTGAGTCATAATGAACTGGTAGAAGGAGCAGAAGATGTTTTGGAATATCTGAAAGCTAAGAATTATACATTACACATTATTTCCAACGGATTTCAGGAGGTGACAGAAAGAAAATGTACCCTATCCGGAATCGCTCCCTATTTTAAAACAATTACCAGTGCCGATGCTGTGGGAGTAAGAAAACCTAATCCAAGGATTTTTGAATACTCTCTGGGACTTTCCGAAGCCAGAAAAGAAGAAAGTATTCTGATCGGAGACGACTGGATTGCAGATGCCCTGGGAGCAACTGATTTTGGAATGGATGCCATCTTTTTCGATGTCTATAAAGAAGATAAGCAGAAAGAAGGATTAAAAGCCATTACCCATCTTCAGCAGATTAAAGAATATTTATAAAGTGTAAGATTTTACCATCTATAAATAAGCCATTAAGTTTTCTTAATGGCTTTTCTGTTTTTCAGTGAATTCTGGAGAGATGATCTGTGAATAAATTAAACTTTAAGCTGTTTATTTTTTTATTGAAATCTGTTTTCCCAATTCTTTCCCAATTTGATGATGAACTTTGCAACATAATAACAACAGAAAAATTTAATAGTATGAAAAATGTAAAGAAAATCACCGGAGTATTAATGATCCTATTTTTATTAATTGGAGGTTGGGTTTCTGCTCAGGACAGAGCAATCACTGCGAATCAGTTACCGAAAACAGCTAAAAACTTTCTAGCTTCCCATTTTAAAGGAATCCCTGTAAACTCAGCATTAGAAGACAGAGAAATCTATGGAGTAGACGAATACAAAGTATATCTGACCAATGGAATGAAAATAGAGTTCGACAGCAGTGGAAACTGGAAAGAAGTAGATGGTAAACACCAGAAGGTTCCGTATGGTTTCATCCCTGCATCAATCAGAAATTACAGCAGCAAAAATTTCCCTAATACTTACATCATTAAGATTGAGAAGAAAAGATGGTCTTATAAAGCAGAACTTTCCAATGGATTGGAGCTTGAATTTGACAGAAATGGGAATTTTAAAAAAATCGATGATTAACATTTAACCGAATACAAACACTAAATATTAATAGTATGGTCAACTGGAATTTAATAAACAGCAACGGAAGAAAGATTTCTTCTGCTCAGATTAGAAAAAATATAGTTTCATTTATGACAAGAAATTATCCTTGCAGCATCATTGATTCTATTGAACGAAAATATAGCGCTTATAAAATTCATCTGATGAATGGCTTGTGTCTCGTGTTTGATGCAGACGGGCGATTTGTTAAGTAAGAAAGCCGGAGGCAGGAAGAGGGAAGTGATGGCAGTGTAAAAAACTTCCCGCTTCCTGCTTTCATTCTTCCCGCTTTTAATTTCTTATATTTGATAGAAGTTAATCATACAGCAAAGCATATAGATCCGGAAATATGAAGATTTTAATTGTAGAAGATGAGCCCGCACTGAAAGATACAATACAGAAGTTTCTGGAAGCAGAACATTTCATTGTAGAATATGCGGAAAATTACAGCAGCGGACTGGAGAAAATTATTTCGTATGAATACGACTGTATTTTGCTGGATATTATGCTGCCTGACGGAAACGGTATAGATCTTCTTAAAGAGATCAAAAAAATGCACAAGAAAGATCCGGTAATCATTCTTTCAGCCAAAGATTCTGTAGATGATAAAGTGACCGGACTGGAAATAGGGGCTGATGATTATCTTGCCAAGCCTTTCCACCTTGCAGAGCTGATGGCGAGAATCAAATCTGTCATCAGAAGAAAAAATCAGGATGGTGAGAATATTATCCGCTATAAAAATATAAGTATTAATCCGGAGAACAGAACGGTGAAAGTGGGTGATGAAGAGCTTGTCCTTAACCGTAAAGAATATGATCTTTTGTATTATTTTGTCATCCATCCGGAAAAAACCTTACAGAAAACAACTTTGGCTGAAGCAATCTGGGGAGATTATATCGATCAGGCAGACAGTCTGGATTTTATTTATTCCCAGATTAAAAATCTTCGTAAAAAATTAAAAACCCTTCATGCAGAAGCCGATTTCCAGGCTGTGTATGGAATAGGATATAAATTTATCTGATGAAAACCTCATTAAAATATTACACCATAAAATACCTGATCATGATCCTGCTGTTGATTATCGCAGTATGGGCAGGGTTGTTTTATGCCTATATTCTGGATGAAGTGCATGATAATGTGGATGACGGGTTGAGGGATAGAAAGATTCAGATTATTAAAGCGGTGTATCTTAACCCTGAATTGTTGAAGAATAAGGAGTTTGGTTTTAATGAGTTTAAAATCAATCCGATTAAAGCCGAAGAGTATCAAAACAAAAGCAGGTTGTACAACAAGATGTACTACATGGAGTATGATGATAAAGACCAGCCTTACAGAGTGTTGGAAGCAGACTTTATCGATCAGTTCAAAGATCATAGACGGCTTGTCATAAGAACTTCAACCGTAGAAGAAGATGAGTTGATCTATGATCTTACAACAGCATTGATTGTGCTTTACATTCTTTTGGTTATAAGTATTGTAGCGGTTAATGGTTATCTGCTTAATAAAGCCATGAGACCTTTTTACCAGATTCTGGAGAAGCTTAAGAAATATCAGTTCGGAATTCCTTTTTCCCAGGAAAAACAGAATTACAAGATCACAGAATTTGAAGAATTAAATGTGGAAATCAATGAAATGATTGAGCGTAATGAACTTGTTTTTTATCAGCAGAAACAGTTTATTGAAAATGCTTCCCATGAACTTCAGACACCTTTGGCTATTGTGATTAATAAAATTGACCTTTTGATTCAGAATGATGATCTGGACAAAAAGAGTATGACCTTTCTTACTGAAGTTAAAAATGACCTGAGAAGAATGGTGGGGCTGAATAAATCTTTATTAATGCTTTCCAAAATTGAAAACAGCCAGTTTAATAGAACTTCAGATGTTGATTTTAACGGAATGGTTACCCAGCTCGTTCAGAATTATGAAGACTTTATTGCGTTTAAAAAAGTAGATGTCAATATTATTGAGAAAGGAAAATTTGTTGCAGACTTTAATCAGGATCTTGCGGATATTCTGTTGTCCAACCTTCTTAAGAATGCCGTTAAATATAACAATGAAGAAGGAACTTTAAATATTATTGTTGAAAATAACAGGATAACATTCCAAAACAGTGGAGTATCCATCCCTTTGGATAAATCCAGAATCTTTAACCGGTTTTATAAGCAGGGATCAGATCATACCTCTACCGGACTGGGGCTGTCTATCATCAAAACCATTATCAGACAATATCCGGGCTGGGATATTACTTATGAATTCGGGGATCAGATGCATTACTTTATCCTTACAAAGAATAATAACAACTTCAATCAATAGAAAAAGCCTTTCGTTTGAAAGGCTTTCTTATGTTGGTAACTCAGAATTAAAATCCTAAGCTTGTTCTTACTCTTTTAAGAGTTTCCAGAGCAATAGGTCTGGTTTTCTCCGCACCTTGCTGCAGTTTTGCTTCCAATTCATCAAGATTGCTCATATAATAAGCAAACGTTTCTCTTTCTTTGGCAAAACGTACCAGGATAAGATCCAGCAACTCTTTTTTAGCATGTCCGTATCCGAAGTTTCCGGCAAGATATTTTGCTCTTAATTCCTCAGTTTGTTCAGGCGTTGCAATCAATTCATAGATCTGGAAGGTTTTATCCGTTGCAGGATCTTTAGGCTCCTCCAGTGATTTAGAATCCGACTCAATGCTCATCACTTGTTTTTTCAGCTCTTTTTCAGGTAAGAAAATATTGATAATATTTCCCATTGATTTAGACATTTTACGTCCATCAGTTCCCGGAACATATTTCGTGTCCTGCTGAAGTTCGGCCTGTGGTAAAACAAGAACTTCACCCATTTGGTTGTTAAATCGGGAAGCTACATCTCTCGCAATTTCCAAATGCTGAAGCTGATCTTTTCCTACAGGAACAATCTCTGCATCATATAGCAAAATATCTGCAGCCATCAAAATTGGGTAAGTAAACAGACCTGCATTTACATCCTGCAGCCTGTCAGCCTTATCCTTAAATGAATGCGCCAATGTTAATCTTTGATAAGGAAAAAAACATGATAAATGCCAAGAAAGTTCACAGGTTTCAGCGATATCACTTTGTCTGTAGAAATATGTTTTTTCAGTATCTAATCCACAAGCAAGCCAAGCCGCAGCAATCTCGTAGGTATTTTGTCTTAAAGTCTGCGCATCTTTAATCTGTGTAAGCGTATGAAGATTCGCAATAAATAAAAATGATTCATTTCCTTCCTGCTTGGATAGTTCAATCGCAGGAATAATTGCCCCTAATAAATTTCCAAGATGGGGTGTTCCGGTGGCTTGAATGCCGGTAAGAATTCTTGACATTTGTTTAAAATTTATATTTAAAAATTAATGAATAGCAAATTTACGAGGTTTGACGGAATAAAGAAAGATAAAAGATAAAAGATAAAAGATCTTGTTATTAAAATTCAATAGGGGTGGGCTTTAGCCTAGCCAGCTTAAAATTCAAAATCCATCCATTGGCTTTAGCCAAAACCTATCAACCTTCAATAATCTATATGTCTTTACGCATCACCCGCGAAAATCTGTGCAATCTGTGGGAAATATTAAGGAATTACAATTTTTTCCCCGCCAAACTTCGGTTCCACTCCAAAAAGAAGATCCCAATATGCCTTGGCTTTCGCAAAATACTCTCTCAAATTGGTTTTTAAACCTGCATATTTATTTACATCAGCAGCATTATACCCAAAGGCTTCCATCCCATTTTTTCTGGCCAGAAAAACGGCTCTTTCATTGTGGAATTTCTGAGAAATAATAACCAGTTTCGTCTGGCTGAAAATATCTTTTGCTCTTACCACAGAATCCAGTGTTCTGAATCCGGCGTGGTCAAGAATGATTTTATCCTGTGGAACTCCGCTCTGCATTAATGCCAGCTGCATATCTTCAGGTTCATTATAATCTTTGGTGCTGTTGTCTCCACTGACGATAATGTACTGTATTTTTCCGCTTTTATATAAATCGCTTGCCGCCTTAATTCTGTTGTAGAAATAAGCATTTGGGGTTCCGTTGCTCAACAGCTTTCCGGTTCCCAATAAGAGTGCAGCTTTTGCTTCTGGTACATCAGCAATATTGTAGGAAACGAATGGTTCGCTGTCTTTTTTGATGCTGTAATTCGCCCAGGCAATAAAAATAATTCCTGCCACGAAAAGAAGCAGGAAAATTTTAAAAATATTTTTGATTATTTTTTTCATCCGAAATATATCGTTTAAAACTCCAGACCGTTCGGGAAAGCTTTCTTT
The genomic region above belongs to Chryseobacterium culicis and contains:
- a CDS encoding YjjG family noncanonical pyrimidine nucleotidase, encoding MKMQHVFFDLDNTLWDHRRNAYLTIKDLFEKQEITSKYHIDFEEFHSVYHDINEELWEKIRDGIIGKEYLREHRFYDSFKHFGIDNKELALYFEENFLDNIVSHNELVEGAEDVLEYLKAKNYTLHIISNGFQEVTERKCTLSGIAPYFKTITSADAVGVRKPNPRIFEYSLGLSEARKEESILIGDDWIADALGATDFGMDAIFFDVYKEDKQKEGLKAITHLQQIKEYL
- a CDS encoding sensor histidine kinase, which gives rise to MKTSLKYYTIKYLIMILLLIIAVWAGLFYAYILDEVHDNVDDGLRDRKIQIIKAVYLNPELLKNKEFGFNEFKINPIKAEEYQNKSRLYNKMYYMEYDDKDQPYRVLEADFIDQFKDHRRLVIRTSTVEEDELIYDLTTALIVLYILLVISIVAVNGYLLNKAMRPFYQILEKLKKYQFGIPFSQEKQNYKITEFEELNVEINEMIERNELVFYQQKQFIENASHELQTPLAIVINKIDLLIQNDDLDKKSMTFLTEVKNDLRRMVGLNKSLLMLSKIENSQFNRTSDVDFNGMVTQLVQNYEDFIAFKKVDVNIIEKGKFVADFNQDLADILLSNLLKNAVKYNNEEGTLNIIVENNRITFQNSGVSIPLDKSRIFNRFYKQGSDHTSTGLGLSIIKTIIRQYPGWDITYEFGDQMHYFILTKNNNNFNQ
- a CDS encoding PepSY-like domain-containing protein codes for the protein MKNVKKITGVLMILFLLIGGWVSAQDRAITANQLPKTAKNFLASHFKGIPVNSALEDREIYGVDEYKVYLTNGMKIEFDSSGNWKEVDGKHQKVPYGFIPASIRNYSSKNFPNTYIIKIEKKRWSYKAELSNGLELEFDRNGNFKKIDD
- a CDS encoding PepSY-like domain-containing protein, which translates into the protein MVNWNLINSNGRKISSAQIRKNIVSFMTRNYPCSIIDSIERKYSAYKIHLMNGLCLVFDADGRFVK
- the trpS gene encoding tryptophan--tRNA ligase, producing MSRILTGIQATGTPHLGNLLGAIIPAIELSKQEGNESFLFIANLHTLTQIKDAQTLRQNTYEIAAAWLACGLDTEKTYFYRQSDIAETCELSWHLSCFFPYQRLTLAHSFKDKADRLQDVNAGLFTYPILMAADILLYDAEIVPVGKDQLQHLEIARDVASRFNNQMGEVLVLPQAELQQDTKYVPGTDGRKMSKSMGNIINIFLPEKELKKQVMSIESDSKSLEEPKDPATDKTFQIYELIATPEQTEELRAKYLAGNFGYGHAKKELLDLILVRFAKERETFAYYMSNLDELEAKLQQGAEKTRPIALETLKRVRTSLGF
- a CDS encoding response regulator transcription factor is translated as MKILIVEDEPALKDTIQKFLEAEHFIVEYAENYSSGLEKIISYEYDCILLDIMLPDGNGIDLLKEIKKMHKKDPVIILSAKDSVDDKVTGLEIGADDYLAKPFHLAELMARIKSVIRRKNQDGENIIRYKNISINPENRTVKVGDEELVLNRKEYDLLYYFVIHPEKTLQKTTLAEAIWGDYIDQADSLDFIYSQIKNLRKKLKTLHAEADFQAVYGIGYKFI
- a CDS encoding vancomycin high temperature exclusion protein, producing the protein MKKIIKNIFKIFLLLFVAGIIFIAWANYSIKKDSEPFVSYNIADVPEAKAALLLGTGKLLSNGTPNAYFYNRIKAASDLYKSGKIQYIIVSGDNSTKDYNEPEDMQLALMQSGVPQDKIILDHAGFRTLDSVVRAKDIFSQTKLVIISQKFHNERAVFLARKNGMEAFGYNAADVNKYAGLKTNLREYFAKAKAYWDLLFGVEPKFGGEKIVIP